A genomic segment from Polyangium mundeleinium encodes:
- a CDS encoding AraC family transcriptional regulator, producing MPPAFDELARTLRLQGTEVQQADLGARWGKQLPSQGKARVYAALRGGGWVGQKDQRIALQQGEIVFLPRGDAHSVRDKPTTPLLGFADAYCKALRPSGPNTIRTEAPPETRLVIVDLRFDAAGAPWLSLLPSLVHLQGSHPGLSRWLGETLHLLAEAPDLSPSLRDGIVEAFGHTLFACALRTLASPLPGREALQDEPIAAALAEVRAAPEQSWELGELARRVGLSRSAFAARATALLGEPLGSYVRRLRLDRAAALLSGTALPIKVIAARVGYDSEAAFTRAFTRAHGKGPRDHRRAHASPRAGADSFGPGQSAAPSFAEP from the coding sequence ATGCCCCCGGCATTCGACGAGCTGGCACGCACGCTCCGCCTGCAAGGCACCGAGGTGCAGCAGGCCGATCTCGGCGCGCGATGGGGAAAACAGCTCCCCTCGCAAGGCAAGGCGCGCGTCTACGCGGCCCTGCGCGGGGGCGGCTGGGTCGGGCAAAAGGACCAGCGGATCGCGCTCCAGCAAGGCGAGATCGTCTTCTTGCCCCGCGGCGACGCGCATTCGGTCCGCGACAAGCCCACGACCCCGCTCCTCGGCTTTGCCGACGCTTATTGCAAGGCCCTCCGGCCCTCGGGACCGAATACGATACGCACCGAGGCGCCCCCCGAGACCCGCCTCGTCATCGTCGATTTGCGCTTCGACGCCGCGGGCGCGCCGTGGCTCTCGCTCCTGCCCTCGCTCGTGCACCTGCAAGGCTCGCATCCGGGGCTCTCCCGGTGGCTCGGCGAGACTTTGCATCTGCTCGCCGAGGCGCCCGATCTCTCGCCTTCCTTGCGGGATGGAATCGTGGAGGCGTTTGGGCACACGCTGTTTGCTTGTGCGCTCCGCACGCTGGCCTCGCCGCTGCCGGGCCGCGAGGCGCTGCAGGACGAGCCCATCGCGGCCGCGCTCGCCGAGGTGCGGGCCGCGCCTGAGCAAAGCTGGGAGCTCGGGGAGCTCGCGCGGCGGGTCGGGCTCTCGCGTTCGGCGTTCGCGGCGCGCGCCACGGCCCTGCTCGGCGAGCCGCTCGGCAGCTACGTGCGCCGCCTGCGCCTCGACCGCGCGGCCGCGCTGCTCTCCGGGACGGCGCTGCCCATCAAGGTGATCGCGGCGCGCGTCGGTTACGACAGCGAGGCGGCCTTCACGCGGGCATTTACGCGCGCCCACGGCAAAGGGCCGCGGGATCATCGGCGCGCGCACGCGTCACCGCGCGCAGGGGCGGATTCGTTCGGCCCGGGGCAGAGCGCCGCGCCTTCGTTCGCCGAGCCGTAG
- a CDS encoding nuclear transport factor 2 family protein — translation MTSTGHRNAAQALDEHLALISKDIQRWIELFADDAVVEFPYAPPGLPARLEGKAAIDAYFRPTPQTFAGLTFSDVRRYVTTDPDVALAEVHGTAQIPATGKRYEQDYIMVLRTRAGKIVHYREYWNVGRALEAFGDTDAVRNAVGAS, via the coding sequence ATGACGAGCACCGGACATCGCAACGCCGCGCAGGCCCTCGACGAGCACCTCGCGCTCATCTCCAAGGACATCCAGCGCTGGATCGAGCTCTTCGCGGACGACGCCGTGGTCGAGTTCCCCTATGCCCCGCCGGGGCTCCCGGCGCGGCTCGAAGGCAAGGCGGCGATCGACGCTTATTTCCGCCCCACGCCGCAGACCTTCGCCGGCCTCACGTTCAGCGACGTGCGCCGGTATGTCACGACGGATCCCGACGTCGCGCTGGCCGAGGTGCACGGTACGGCGCAGATCCCGGCCACCGGCAAGCGGTACGAGCAGGACTACATCATGGTGCTGCGGACGAGGGCGGGGAAGATCGTCCATTACCGTGAATACTGGAACGTCGGGCGCGCGCTCGAAGCGTTTGGCGATACGGACGCCGTGCGCAATGCCGTGGGGGCGTCATGA